One segment of Babylonia areolata isolate BAREFJ2019XMU chromosome 24, ASM4173473v1, whole genome shotgun sequence DNA contains the following:
- the LOC143299184 gene encoding uncharacterized protein LOC143299184 encodes MELKVAGRKYQRAAWRQTGDLKRVLDRRTKVKVSALLSPESQKAMVMVREESGQDRKKPQQQQEEPALTLAVREQSSSPESVSDDVSEADHVGFGALLERMCTARLHGDITAKQVAPRLSKKRALRSGDRLHTAMEVVEIVRHDCDDDDDHYDDTDDEQEAIERAAQLTSQQRCQAWLNLHFDPSPDVDDASSLSSADR; translated from the exons ATGGAGTTGAAGGTGGCAGGGCGAAAGTATCAGCGCGCCGCCTGGCGCCAGACTGGTGACCTGAAGCGTGTCCTTGACCGCAGGACCAAGGTCAAGGTCTCGGCCCTCCTGTCCCCGGAGAGTCAGAAGGCGATGGTAATGGTGAGGGAGGAGAGTGGTCAGGACAG GAAGAAACCTCAGCAACAGCAGGAGGAGCCAGCGTTGACGTTAGCAGTTCGTGAGCAGTCGTCATCACCAGAAAGCGTCAGTGATGACGTCAGCGAGGCGGATCACGTGGGCTTTGGCGCCCTGTTGGAGCGGATGTGCACGGCGCGTCTCCATGGTGACATCACCGCCAAACAGGTGGCGCCACGACTGTCCAAaaag cggGCCCTGAGGTCTGGAGACCGACTCCACACGGCGATGGAGGTGGTGGAGATCGTGCGTCATGActgcgatgacgacgacgaccactaTGACGACACGGATGACGAGCAAGAGGCCATCGAGCGAGCCGCGCAGCTGACGTCACAGCAGCGCTGTCAGGCCTGGCTCAACCTGCACTTTGACCCCTCGCCTGACGTCGATGACGCCAGCAGTCTCAGCAGCGCGGACAGATGA